The window TCGCCGACCTCGGCAGCTCGGTCGGCTTCCAGCCCTACATCGAGCAGGAGTCCGGCGTCGCGACCGCGGTCGGCGAGGCGCTGGCCCAGGACTACGACGGCATCGTCCGCTTCGCACCGGCCTGGCCGGCCGAGTGGGACGGGGCGGGCAGCGTCTACATCCAGGGCAAGAGCAAGGTGGACGTGCAGGTACAGGGCGGCAAGCTGGTCACCGCCGCGATCGAGGCCGGCACCTCCGGCACTCTGCGGGTGAAGAACCCGTGGCCCGGGCAGCTCACCGAGGTCGTGGACGGCAAGAGCGGCCATGTCGTCGTCCACCCGAGCGCCGCGGACCTGCTGAACGTCCCCGTGAAGTCCGGCAAGTCATATCTGGTGCAGCAGGTCGCCCAGCCCATCGCCGCCCTGCCGTTCGCGCAGGTCACCGGTAGCGCGCCGACCGCGGCCCGGCACCTGGGCGGCGTACAGCTCGGCCTGGACGAGGCCACCCGGTCCGGCAGCGCCACCGTCGGCACCGTGCTGGGCGGCACCAACCGGGACTACGGCCTCAGCCAGAACGAGGACGCCGGCTCCCCCACCACCGCGGGTGACGTGGCCGGGCTCACCGCCCGCACCACAGAAGGCGACCTGTCCTTCGACGTCGCCGACGACGTGGCCGCGACGGGGTCCTACGACGCCAAGGTCACGGTGTCGTACTACGACTCCGGCACCGGTTCGCTGTCCGTGCAGTTCGACGCCGGGGCCAAGGACCGCTACCACGAGGCCGGCACCATCGCGCTGACCGGTACCGACACCTGGAAGACCGCAGATGTCACCCTCAGCGGTGCCTGGTTCGGCGGGCTGCAGAGCGCGGGCGGCGACCTGCGGCTGCACTCGGCGGCCGGCCCCTTCACCGTGCACAGCGTGGGCCTGACAGTCACCGGCGCCCGGGTGCCCGACGGGCACGCCTTCCCGCCGGCCCCGGCGATCACCACCCCGCGCGGCGGCGCCACCGTCAAGCTGGGCTCGGCGGTGTCCGGTACGGCGATCCCCGACGGCACGGTGACCGTGCGCGAGGCGTCACGGGTGCTGTGCACCGCCACCGCCGACGACAGCGGCGCCTGGAGCTGCGCTCCCGACGGCGGCTTCACCCCGGGGCGGCAGACCGCCACCGCGACGGTCGCCGACCCGGGCGGCATGGTCAGCGACGCCTCGGCCGGGGTCGCCTTCGACGCCTCCGACCTGCCGTCCGGCACCGCTGTTGTCGGCTCGGTCGTCGGCGCCACCGACCACGCGTACGGGATGAGCGAGGACGAGCGGCCCTCGGGCGGCTTCGACGGCCCGACGACCGCCTCGGTGGTCGACGGCCTGTCCGCGCGCACCAGCACCCAGGGCAATATCTACTTCGACGTCGACGACTCGATCGCGCACGCCGGGTTCTACACGGCGACCTTCACCCTCTCCTACTACGACCAGGGCACCGGTTCCTTCTCGGTGCAGTACGACAACGGCGGCTCCGACCCGTACAAGTCCACCGCGGGAATCGCGCTGACCGGCAGCAACACCTGGAAGACCGCGACCGTGACGGCCCCCGACGCCTACTTCGGCGGCCAGCAGCACTCGGCGGCCGACTTCCGGCTGCGCAACGGCAGTGGTCAACTGACGGTGCACAGCGTGGCGGTGAAGATCAGCGGTGACGGCGTCCCGAACGTCACCCACTTCGCGCCGCCGGTGACGGTCGCCTCGCCCGCGGCGGGCGACACCGTCGATGCCTCCCCGGCCGTATCGGGCTCCGCGGAGCCCGGCGCGACGGTGACCGTGAAGTCCGACGACGCGGCGCTGTGCAAGGCCACCGTTTCCGACAGCGGCAGCTGGACCTGCACCGGGTCCGGCGAACTCGCCGCGGGGCCGCACACGTTCAAAGCCACCGCCGCCGACCCGACCGGCACCCCGGCGGAACCGGCCACCGTACAGGTGACGGTGGCGTAACCAGCAGCGCGGGAAGGAGCGGTCCGGCCGAACGGCCGGGCCGCTCCTGTGCGTCGGGCCGGGCGGGCCTACGCGAAGCCGACGACGCCGCGCGGGCTGTAGTGCTCCTCGAGGCGCCTGCACTCGTCGTCGCTCAGCCGCAGGTCGACCGACGCGACGGCGTCGTCCAGGTGCTGCGGCTTGGTCGCACCGACGATCGGCGCGGTCACCCCCGGTTGCCGCAGCAGCCAGGCCAGCGCGACCTGGGCCCGGGTGACACCGCGCTCGTCCGCGATCGCCGCGACGGCGTCCACGATGTGCCGGTCGGTGTCCTGGTAGAGGGTCTTGCCGAACTCGTCGGTCTCGCTGCGCGCGCTGGTGGTGTCCCAGGCCCTGGTGAGCCGGCCGCGGGCCAGCGGGCTCCACGGGATGACCCCGACACCCTGGTCGGCGCACAGCGGCAGCATCTCCCGCTCCTCCTCGCGGTAGAGCAGGTTGTAGTGGTTCTGCATGCTGACGAAACGGGTCCAGCCGTGCCGCTCGGCGACGTACTGCGCCTTGGAGAACTGCCACGCGTACATCGAACTCGCCCCGATGTAGCGGGCCTTGCCCGCCTTCACCACGTCGTGCAGGGCCTCCATGGTCTCCTCGATCGGCGTCGCCGGGTCCCAGCGGTGGATCTGGTAAAGGTCGACGTAGTCGGTGCCCAGCCGGCGCAGGCTGTGGTCGATCTCGGTCATGATCGCCTTGCGGGACAGCCCGCCACCGTTGGCCTCCGGCCGCATCTGGCCGTGCACCTTGGTGGCCAGCACGATCTCGTCGCGGCGGGCGAAGTCGGCAAGCGCCCGGCCGACGATCTCCTCGCTGGTGCCGTCGGAGTAGACGTTCGCGGTGTCGAAGAAGTTGATCCCTGCCTCGACGGCCTGCCGTACGAAGGGCCGGCTGGCCTCTTCGTCCAGCGTCCAGCTGTGGTTACCGCGGTCGGCGACGCCGTAGCTCATACAACCCAGGCAGATGCGGGAGACGTCGAGACCGGTCGTGCCGAGTTTCAGATAGTCCATGGCCACCCACCCTACGTCGACGTCCGGTCGCCCTCACCGGAGGCGAGGCACCGGTCGAGCACCGCGGGCCAGGGACCGTACCCCGAGACAGGGTTGAGATGGCCGCCATCGTGTGCGGCACGGAGCAGCCCTGGGCTTCCTGTTCGTCACCCGCTTTGCTCTGCCGTACTGCTCTGCGGCTAGTTTGTGTGAGGACAGGTACGCAGGCCCGTGGTGGCAGAGGTGCACGGGGGACGGGAGGTCGGGAAGAGTGTCGCTGCGCGGAGGTGATCCAGCCGAGATCGGCGGTTATCCACTTGAGGCGCGGCTCGGCTCGGGTGGCATGGGCACGGTCTTTCTGGCCCGTACGAGTTCGGGGCGACCTGTCGCGATCAAACTGATCCACCAGCAGTTCGCGGCGGACGACGAGTTCCGCATCCGTTTCCGACAGGAGGTGGCGGCGGCGAGGCGGGTGAGCGGCGCGTTCACCGCCGCCGTGGTCGACGCTGCCCCTGAGGCCGAGCAGCCGTGGATGGCGACGACCTATATCGAGGGGCACACGCTCGCCCAGCACATCACCACGAAGGGCCCGCTGAACGGAGCGGAGCTGAGAAGGCTTGCCATCGGGCTGGCGGAGGCGCTGCGCGACATCCACCGCGTGGGGGTCGTCCACCGTGACCTGAAGCCCTCGAACGTCGTGCTCTCCCCCGAGGGTCCGCGCGTCATCGACTTCGGCATTTCGCGCGCCGTGGACCAGCAGACGCTGACGATGACAGGGCGGGTCATCGGTACGCCGCCCTTCATGTCGCCGGAGCAGTTGCAGGCGCCGCGTGGTGTGGGGCCGCGGTCCGATGTCTTCTCGCTGGGGACGCTGCTGGTGTACGCAGCGACGGGCCACGGGCCCTTCGACGCGGACAGCCCATACATGACGGCGTATCAGGTGGTGCACGAGGAGCCGTCGCTGGGTGCCGTGCCGGTGGCTCTGCGCGCGGTCGTCGAGTCGTGCCTGGACAAGGAGCCCGAGGGGCGCCCCTCGGCGGACGAACTCCTCGTGCTGCTGCGGGACCTGCCGGCCGACCTCGGCGCGACCGACGCGAACGGGGTCGGCGTGGGTCGCACCCGCGACATGATCACTCAGCATCACTTCGCGACGCGGGCCACCCCGACGCCGACTGCCCCGACCACCGCCCCGGCCGGTCCCGATACAGGGAGCACCGGCACCCCCATCGGCCGCCGTCTGCGCAGCCGATGGCGGCCTGTGCTCGCGGCCGCGGTCGCGGTGGCAGCGATCGGCGGGGGAGTCGCCGTGCTGAAGGCGGGCGGCTTCGGGGAGAACAGCGGCGGCGACAAGGGCAACAACGTTGCGGTGCCGGGTGCCGCACTTCCGGCCGGCTTCGAGCCGTGGCGCAGGACCGTGCAGGGCGGTCGCGAGGGCATCCCCGACGAGCTGCGTTGCGTCGCACGCGGCGACGCGCTGTTCTGCGGGGGCGGCGGTGTCGTCGCGATCCGTATCAGGGCCCTGGACGGCTCGCGGGTGTGGACGGCGAAGAGCCCGGGCGTTCCCGTCCAGGGCATGCACCTGGTGGGCGCCACCGACGACACGGTGCTCGGATACCGCTTCGCCGCCCAGGACGCCCCGCAGGACCCTCCCACCGAGGTGGTGGCCATCGACGCGAACAATGGCCGGGAGTTGTGGTCCGTACCGTCCGGCGGCCGGTCGACGGCCGTCACGGGTCGGACGCAGGACGCCGTGGTGGTCGGCTCCGCCGTCGTGACGGTCGACGCTTCCAACTCCCGCTTCGAGGCCCGCGACGCGCACAGCGGCAAGGTCGCCTGGACGACGTCGTTCCCCGCGGGTACGCAGTGCGCTCCCGTCCCGGTGGGCCCACAGCTCTTCGCGATGTGCGCGACGGATGCGGAGGTGCATGCCTCAGAGGTGCGCCACCCCACCCTGTACACGGTGGATCGCGCCTCGGGGACGCTGGGCAGGCCCATCGCGGTCAACGGCCCCGCCGTGCCGATGGGCGTCGCCGACGGCAGGCTCGTACTCCTTCAGGAGCACATGGAGGGAACGGCGCTGGCCGGGTACGACGGGGTGGCGCGGGTCGACCCGGCCTCGCGGAAGGTCACGTACTCCCGACTGGCCAAGACATACGCGGGGACGCCCGGCATGGCGGACGGCACCGTCTACGTGAGCGGGCAGGCCGGTCTCGTCACGGCCCTCGACCCCGCGACCGGCCGGAAGGAGTGGTCGCGGCAGACGGGCGTGGAGGGCGCGTCGGGTCCCGTGGCGGGAGCCGAAGCGCTGTATTTCAGCTCGGCCACCGGCCGGGTGGTCGCGCTGTCGCCGTCCGATGGCAAACCCTTGTGGACAACAGATCCGCAGGCCGATGGTTTCACGGGCGAGCAGGGCGCAAGCCCGCGCGTGACCGTTGCGGGGCGTGCGGTGATCGTGGCCGCGGCCAACAACACTCTCTTCGCCTTCGACGCGCAGAAGCCCCCGAAGTCGGGCTGACCCCGGCGGCACAGGCCGCCGGCCGCCTTCCTTGCCGTGCGGACACCTCAGCGGCTCACTCGGTGGCCCGCGCAGCGAGGTCGCTTCTTGTGTGCGCCGCGCCCGCAGCGCTCCTGGAGTTGGGCGTTGCTCATGCCTCGATGACGGTGCTCGTTGTCGTCGAGAAGTCGCGCCGATTCCGCACTACTGCAGAAAATTCAGCAGTTGGCGTGTGGTCTCCTCGGGTGCTTCCTCCGGGATGAAATGACCGACTGGTACCGGGCCCCCGCGAACGTCATCGGCCCACTCCCGCCATATCGCGATCGGGTCATCGTAGAGTTTCGCGACCGAACCGCGCTCGCTCCAGAGGAAGAGCATGGGGCAGGAGATCTTCCGGTTCCCGCGATCCGCCTCGTCCTGCTGGTAGTCCAAGGTCGGGGATGCGCGGAACTCCTCGCAGATGGCGTGCACCGTATCGGGGTGGCTGAATTTCTCGATGTACTCGCCGCGTACCTCGGTCGGGAAAGCGTCCTTCACCTCGGACCACGTGTTGAGCATGAAGTCGACCATGTTGGCCGGTGCCGCGTTGATGAACTGTTCCGGTGCCGGTTCCGGCGCGGCGAGGAAGGACCATTGCCAGTAGAGGAGACTGAAGTTTTTGTCGGCACGGTTGTACGCGTCGCCGACGGGAACGACGTCCATGACGGCGAGCCGGAGAACAGCATCCGGGTGATCCAGTGCAAGACGGTAGGCGCAGCGCGCCCCGCGATCGTGTCCCGCGATACTGAACTGGTCGTAGCCCAGATGTCGCATGACCTCGAGCTGGTCACGGCCGATCGCGCGCATGCTGTAGGGCTCGTGATCGGCGGTACTGGCCGGGTTGCCGCTGTCGCCGTACCCACGCAAATCGGTGGCGACGACGGTGTAGCGCTCGGCGAGGTGGGGTGCTACCCGATGCCACATCAGATGCGTTTCCGGAATACCGTGCAGAAGCAGCAGAGGCGGCCCGCTACCGCCTTTGCATCCGTGGATCGACGTACCCGCGGTAGAGATGTCGAATTCTTCGAATTGATCGAACATGGCCACGAACCCCCTCGAGACTCAAGGATCGTCCTGTCCTGTCGCAACTGGCCGTCGGAGTCAACGATGAATTCCTCTTATTACCGTTGACCAGTTCAAGTGCCCCGAGGTGTCGTCCTGTGGGCGGCACGATCACGCCCTGGTCCTCGCTCCTCCGGTCGACGCCAGCGCTCTCGGTCCTCAGCTCCGGTCCGCAACAAGCCCTAGATCGACGTGGAGTTGAATACCACTGGAGTCCACCCCGCCAGGCTACCTCGGCACACGGCGGGTGTAAACCGACAAATTGCAGGGCGGAGGCTTTTACCGCAGCATTGCCGGGCGGAGAATTTTACTGCAGCTGTGGCTCCTTGATTCCGAAGTCGATTGGTCTCCGTATCGCGAGGCGGGGGTGGTCCTGTCCGGATGGTGGGAGGAATGCGACTTCGAACTGCACGGGAGCCGGAGAGCCGGCACAAACGTAGGCGTATGTTTCGCTGTACATGGACGCGCGTATTCGGAATGCTGCCACTGATGCGCGGCCGGGGGTTTGTAGGCGAGGCAGTCGCCTTCCTCGCTCAGGTCCAGCACCCGGACGGCACCTCGGGCGACGTCGACACGAAGCGCCTGTGCCGGCATGCCGCCCGACGCGGGCGGGCTCCGGGTGTCCGGCTGCTGTCCGGGGCACGCGGTGAGCAGCAGACCGAGTGTTGCGACGGCGATGGTCGGGATGCGGCGCACGCGCATGCCTTCCTCCGGTGGGGATGGCCGGGCCATGTAGGGCGCGGTGCGCGGCCGTCGAGCAGGGGCGTACGTCAGACGCGGGGGAGCGGCCTGACGCTCTCGCGGATGACGATGTGCGTGCCCAGGACGTGCCGTTCGGGACCGGTGGCCGGCGGCCCGTCCAGCGCGAGCCGGACCGCGGTGCGGCCCAGCTCCTCGGCGGGGATGTGGACCGTGGTCAGCCGGGGGGTGACCTCGGCGGCCACCGGGTCGTCGTTGTAGCCCACGACGGAGATGTCCTCGGGCACCCGCAGCCCGCGCTCCTGGAGGGCGCGCATCGCGGCGGCCGCGCTCTCGTCGTCGCCCGCGACGACGGCCGTGAAGTCGGGCCGCCCGTCGCACGCGTCGAGGAGCCCGCGCATCACCTCGTACCCGGCGATCCGGCTGAAGTGGGTGCCGTGCAGCCGGGCCGCCGACGGCGGAAGCCCGTGGTCGGCGAGGGCCTTGAGATATCCGGCCACGCGCGCCTCGCCCGTGGTGTGCCCCGGTTCGTACCCCAGCAGGACGATTTCGCGGTGTCCGGCGCCCAGCAGGTGGCTGGTGACGGCGTGCGCGCCCGCCTCGTTGTCGTACTCGACGACGATCGCGGGCACATCGGGTGCGGGCGTGGGTCGGCCGCAGAGCACCAGACGCGAACCGGCGGCGGCGAGCGCCTGGGCGTACTGCGCCATCCGCGCCCGGTACTCCTCGTCCTCCGCGACCCCGCCGACCAGCACCACGGCCTCCGCCGCCTGCTCGCGCATCATCTGTACGACGGCGAGTTCGCGGGCCGGGTCGCCCCCGGTCGTGCACACCAGACAGAGGCGGTCGCGCTTGGCGCTCTCCTCCTCCACGCCCTGGGCGACCTTCGCATAGAACGGGCTGGTGACCTGGGAGATGAGGACGGCGACGGTCTTGCGACCGGTGCCGGCCAGAGCGCGGGCGTGCGGGTTGATCACGTAGTCGAGGTCCTTGACCGCACGCAGCACCTTCGTCCGGGCACCGGCCGAGGTCGCATGGGTGCCGGACAGGACCCGGGAGGCGGTCGCCACCGAGACCCCGGCACGCGCCGCCACATCACGGATGGTGACCCGTTCCCCCACCACTGCCCCCTCTTGTTGTTCGCCGCCCCGGGTGGCAGCACTCGCGGCTGCCACCCGGGACCATCTTGCCCTACCTGCTGGTCAGTGGGTCGACTCGAACTCCTTCACCAGTTCGTCGGATGCCTTGGCGCCGCCCTGGTTGCGCCACTTCTTGTAAATGGAGTCCCAGTCGGAGAGCTTGCTGCGGCCGGAGATGATGGCGGTGGTCCCGTCCTTGAGGAGCTGGTTGAGGGTCGCGTTGTGCTTGCTGAGGGTCTCCGAGACCAGGCCCGCACTGTCGTTGGGCTTCATCATCGGCATCACCTTCTGCTCCCAGGCGTGCACCCGCTTGGTGAGTTCGGCGTCGCCGGGCACGAACAGCACGGTGGGGGCGTCGCAGAGGTAGGCGAACGGCACATTGATCTTGTTCTCGACCAGGCCGAGCGAGGTCAGGATGGGACTGCCCGTCGCGTCGCGGGTGAAGTGGGTGCCCTCGACGCCGAAGTGCATCAGCTGGTACTCCTCGGAGCCGAATGGCGAGGCCAGCCAGTCCAGGACCCGCAGCAGCAGTTTGATGCGGTCCTTCGACGCCTTCTTGAGGTAGGTGCCACCGAAATAGCCGGTGTTCTGCTGGTAGTGGGTGGTCGCGCCGCTGACGGTGTACGGGGTGAGGACATCGAGTTCGTATGCGCCCTTGATGCCCTGCTGGGCCGGGAGCAGGGAGCCGGCGAAACCGTCCGCCATGGAGAGCAGGGTGCCGTTGTAGAAGAGGGTCTTGATGTCGACGGTGGAGGTGGAGGAGGCGTCCGGGTAGAACACCTTGTCGTTGTTCCTGGCGACCAGGTACTCCAGGGTCGCCTTGAACTCCTCGGTACCCCACATGTCGACGGCTTTGCCGTCCTTGATCTCCCAGTCGTTGGGGGCGCCGTGCCACATGGCGTGCGTCTTGTGCCCGTAGATGGTGGACATGGACGAGCCGAGCGCGAACTTCTTCGACGTCGAGGCCTCCTTCACCACGGCCGCGAAGTCCTCGGCGGACATCCCCGGCTTGTAGCCGGCCGCGTCGAAGGCGGTGCGGTTGATGAAGATGGCTTCGTTCGGCTTCGGGCGTTCGATGGGTACGCCGTAGAGCCGGCCCGCGATCCGGCCCAGGCCCTGCCAGGAGTAGGTGGGGATGTTGGCGAGGTTGGGGTACTCCTTGATCGCGTCGCCCGACAGGAAGTCGGTGAGATCGGCGCAGCGCGCCCGTACGAACTGTTCCTTGCTGGGCAGTACATGGCCGCCACCGACGTTGATGATGTCGGGCAGGTCGCCACCCGCGATGACGGTCGCCATCTTGGCGTCGAAGTCCGCGTCGGGCACGACGGTGAACTCGATCTCCACGCCGAGGGCTTCGTTCATCGCGGCCCAGTACTTGTTCTGCGAGGCGGGCTTGGGCGGAGTGCCGTAGGTGATCGTGATGACCTTGATCTTCTCGCCCTTGCCGGGCTTGTCGGCCACCGCCTTGACCAGCTTGTCGGGGTAGCGGGTGTACCCGGCCTGTACGCCGCTGGAGGACGGTGCGAGTTCGGGCGCGGGTACGGGGGCGGCGACGTAGGCGGGCCAGGGCGCCAGCTTCGTACCGGCGTTGCTGACCTGACGGTCCTTGGAGCTGGTGGAGCACGCGGTGAGTCCGGCGGGGGCGGCGATCGCGGCGCCACCGACGGCTATGGAGCGCAGCAGGGTGCGGCGCGAGAAGGAGGAGGACATGACGAGGTGGACCCTTCGAGTCGGCTCTGGGGCTGGGGTGTTGGAGAGGTGGGGGGTCAGCTCTTGATGGCGCCGGTGAGCACGCCTTTGGTGAAGTACTTCTGCAGGAAGGGGTAGACGATCAGGATGGGTACGGTCGCGATCACGAGCACTGCCATCTGCGTCGTCTGCGGCGCGGAGATCAGGCCCGCCTCGCTGGCCCCGGTGTCTGCGATCTGTGCGCCGCCGATGACATAGGTGCGCAGGACCTGCTGGAGCGGCCAGTGGTCGGAGTTCATGTAGATCGAGGCATGGAACCAGGCGTTCCAGTAGCTCACCGCATAGAAGAGGCCGACCACCGCGAGCGCGGCCTTGGACAGCGGCAGCACGATTCGCCACAGGGTCTGCCAGTCGCCCGCGCCGTCCAGGCGGGCGGCTTCGTACAGCTCTTCGGGGATCCCCTGGAAGAAGCCGCGCAGGACCACCAAATTGAAGACGTTGATGAGCACGGGGGCGATCAGTGCGGCGTAGTTGTCAAGCAGACCCATCCCCTTGACCAGGAGGAAGGCCGGGATCATGCCGGGCGGAAAGAGGAAGGTGAAGAGGATGAGTATCAGTGCCGGCTTGGCGCCGAAGACCTTGGGGCGGCTCAGTGCGTACGCGAGGAACGTCGTGCAGGCGAGCGAGAGGAGCGTCCCGAAAAGGGTGACGCCGACGCTCACCCCGAGCGCCTTGGTGACGATGCCGCCGTCGAGGATCTGCCGGTAGGCGCGGGTGGTCGGGTGCGAGGGCCAGAGTACCCAGCCTCCGTTGTCCACCACCTCCTGGTTGGAGGCGAGGCTGGTGGAGACGATCACCAGGAAGGGCATCAGGACCAGGACGAGCAGGACGGCGATGGCGACGGCCTTGCCCGCCTGGGTGACGGGCCCGGGCTTCTCCGCCCAGGCGGGACGGATGTGCCGGGCCGGGCGTGCGTGATGTGCTGCGGTGGTCACTTGTAGATCCCCTGCTCTCCGAGCCGGTGTGCGACCTTGTTGGCCGCGAAGACGAGGGCCGCGCCGACGACTCCCTTGAAGAGGCCTGCCGCGGCCGCGTAGCCGGTGTCGCCGCCGACCAGGCCCTGCCAGAAGACGAAGGTGTCGAGGATCTCCCCCGCGCCGGGTCCCACCGTGGACCGTTGCAGCAGCATCTGCTCGAAACCGACGGACAGTACGTCGCCGAGCCGCATGATCAGCAGCAGCACGATGACGGGCCTGATGGACGGCAGGGTGACGTGCCAGAAGCGGCGCCAGGGGCCGGCGCCGTCGATGGCGGCCGCTTCGTAACTCTGCTCGTCGACCTGCATCAGTGCGGCGAGGAAGATGATCGTGCCCCAGCCGGCGTCCTTCCAGACGACCTGGGCGACGACGAGCGGTTTGTATGCGTCGGGGTTGCCGATGATGTCGACCGCGTGCAGCCCGGCATCGCCCAGAACACTGTTCAACAGGCCCGTCGAACCGAGAACTTGCTGGAAGAGGGCGACGACGATGACCCAGGACAGGAAGTGCGGCAGGTAGACCACGGACTGCACGAAGCGGCGCAGCAGGTCCGAGGTGAGGCCGTGCAGCAGCAGGGCGATGGCCAGAGGTACGGGGAAGAAGAAGATCAGTTGGAGCAGGGCGATCGCCAGGGTGTTCCAGGTGGCGTGCCAGAAGTCCGGGTCACCGAACATCCGGTTGAAGTTCTCGACGCCGACCCAGGGGCTGGCCCACAGTCCGTCGAACGGCACGTACTCCTTGAACGCCACCGCGTTGCCGATGAAGGCGCCGTAGTGGAAGAGCAGGAAGTACGCCAGCCCAGGGAGCATCAGCAGCACGAGGGTCCGACTCGACTGGAAACGCTTCCACCACTGAATCTCTGAAGGTATGGGTGAGTTGGTGGGATACGCCCGCTCGATGGGTGGCTCAACCGCTCCGCCGCCGGTCCGATTCTCTGTCACCGTGGGCACGGCAACCCCTCCGTCGTGGGAACAAGGTGCGAGGAATCTAAAGCGGTTACATGAGGTGGTCAACCCATCGCGTCCTTAATCCTCTTGACCTCTTGCGAGAAATCGCTCTAACCTCCTGCACTGTTGTGGAACCGGTTACAGGAAGAGAGTGGGCATCCGTGGCCGACCGACCAACCACCGCGCTGGCCATGGGCCTTGATGTAGCCCGGGCGGTGTTCCCACCTGGGCTGCGTGAACGGCTTCGGCGCTGCGTCGATTTGGCGGACGAACCGCTGACCGGATCGCTCACCGGAACGGAGGCGGGCGCCGTCCTCGCCGATACCCAGCTCCTGATCACCGGCTGGGGCTGCCCGCCGCTCGCCGCGGACGTACTGGCCCTGGCGCCACGGCTGCAGGCGATCGTCCACTCAGCGGGATCCGTCAAGAGCCTGGTCACGGAGGCGGTGTGGGAGCGCGGTCTACTCGTCTCCTCGGCGGCGGACGCCAACGCGGGCCCCGTCGTGGACTACACCGTCGCCGTCATCACGCTCGCCTCGAAACGTGCCCTGTCCACCGCCGCGCGCTACGGCGAGGGTTGGCCTGCGTTCTCGGAGCGGGAGGGCGCGGACGGCCGGACGGTCGGCATCATCGGCGCCTCCCGTATCGGCCGTGGCGTGCTCGCCCGGCTCTCCGCTTCGGACAGCGACTACCAACTTCTGCTCACCGACCCGTACGTCACCGGGCGGGAGGCCGCATCCCTGGGAGCTGAGCTGGTCCCGCTCGACGAACTCTGCCGCCGTAGCTCGGTGGTGAGCATCCATGCCCCCCAACTCCCCGAAACACGCCATCTGATGGACGCGGCGATGCTGGCGCTCGTCCCGGACGGCGCTACTGTCGTCAACACGGCCCGCGGTAGCCTGCTCGACACCGACGCCCTGACCCGCGAGTGCGCCTCGGGCCGTCTGGACGCCTTCCTCGACGTCACCGACCCCGAGCCGCTCCCCGCCGGCCATCCTCTCCTCACGCTCCCCAACGTCCTGACCACCCCG is drawn from Streptomyces sp. NBC_01717 and contains these coding sequences:
- a CDS encoding ABC transporter permease codes for the protein MLPGLAYFLLFHYGAFIGNAVAFKEYVPFDGLWASPWVGVENFNRMFGDPDFWHATWNTLAIALLQLIFFFPVPLAIALLLHGLTSDLLRRFVQSVVYLPHFLSWVIVVALFQQVLGSTGLLNSVLGDAGLHAVDIIGNPDAYKPLVVAQVVWKDAGWGTIIFLAALMQVDEQSYEAAAIDGAGPWRRFWHVTLPSIRPVIVLLLIMRLGDVLSVGFEQMLLQRSTVGPGAGEILDTFVFWQGLVGGDTGYAAAAGLFKGVVGAALVFAANKVAHRLGEQGIYK
- a CDS encoding hydroxyacid dehydrogenase; translation: MGLDVARAVFPPGLRERLRRCVDLADEPLTGSLTGTEAGAVLADTQLLITGWGCPPLAADVLALAPRLQAIVHSAGSVKSLVTEAVWERGLLVSSAADANAGPVVDYTVAVITLASKRALSTAARYGEGWPAFSEREGADGRTVGIIGASRIGRGVLARLSASDSDYQLLLTDPYVTGREAASLGAELVPLDELCRRSSVVSIHAPQLPETRHLMDAAMLALVPDGATVVNTARGSLLDTDALTRECASGRLDAFLDVTDPEPLPAGHPLLTLPNVLTTPHLAGAQGSEVRRLGVYAVEEAERFARGQPLRGGLERADLTRLA